AATTGCCAATGAGGTAATTGATTATGATGTACAAATCAATGATATGGAAGTAAAACTAGAAAAGAAAAGTTTTGAAATGATTGCTTTACAACAACCTGTAACAACAGACCTTAGAATGATCATCACAGTCATGAAGGCAAGCTCAGACTTAGAAAGAATGGCGGATCACGCTGTATCGATCGCTAAATCAACGATTCGCTTAAAAGGTGAGACTAGAATTCCTGAGATTGAAAAAGAAATTTCGGATATGTCTGATTATGTGAAGAAAATGGTTGATAATGTGTTGATTGCCTATGTAAAAACTGATCAAAAAGATGCGCGTATGATTGCTAAAATGGATACCCGTGTGAATGAATATTTTGATAGCATCTACAGTCATTCGATCAAAGCGATGCAGGCAAATCCAGAAACAGTTGTCAGTGGAACGGATTATCTGCATGTCGCAACCTATTTAGAACGGATCGGGGACTATGTAACGAATATTTGTGAGTGGATCGTTTATCTAGCGACTGGGAAAATTACAGAGTTAAATAGTAACCATGACGAATAAGTGAATAAATGAAAGGTAGAGGGTGGGACCAGGAGTGTTTAACTCCGAGAAATTAAGAGGGAATTCACGAAAATTGCTCTTCAAATTTTTGTGAATTTCAGTTTATTTCCGAAGGGATTACTTCTACCCCCGCTGTTTATTCGGACTCCTTGAGGCTGGAATGTAACTCGTAGAGTTATGTTCCAGTCTCTATTTTTTGTGAACTAAATCTTACATGAATTAAAACAATGTAAAAAATAGTTATGAACATAATTTCAATATATAGTTTACATTTGTTCTTGGCTCGTGTATTATACAATTATATTGGAAAGCGCTAACCATTATAATTAAAATTTTGGGGTGAGGAAATTTGGAAGATATGAATGCAGTTGTTGGGAATATGAATCGGCCGACCTTGGCTGAACAAAGAAAACAGTGGTTCAAAGAATTTATGAAACCGTTTTTGGTCGTTGTAGTAATTTATATTACGATGTATATGATTCGTAATAACTTTAAAGCAGCACAGCCATTATTGAAAAGCCAATTAGGTCTTACAACAACAGATCTTGGTTATATTGGTTTTGTCTTTTCTATTGTTTATGGCTTTGGTAAATTTATCGTTGGGTATATTGTAGATGGAAAAAATACGAAGAAGATTTTGTCAATTTTGTTATTATTATCTTCAATCACAGTCTTATGTATGGGGATTCTCTTTACAATGAATAATGTGCCAATGGGTTGGATCGTTGTTTTGTGGTCATTAAATGGTTTGTTTCAATGTGTTGGGGGACCAAGCTGTGCTTCTGTGATCACACAATGGACAACGAGAAGCAATCGTGGTAGATATATTGGGTTATGGAACGCATCGCACAATATCGGTGGTGGTTTTGCAGGGATTTTTGCTGTTTGGTGTGCAACCACTTTTTTCAAAGGACAAGTTGCAGGAATGTTTATTATTCCAGCAATCGTTGCGGCGGTCGTTGCTGTAGGAACCTTTTTCATTGGGAAAAATAGACCTGAAGATTTAGGTTGGAATTCGAGTGAAGAAATTTTTGGTGAACCT
The Enterococcus silesiacus DNA segment above includes these coding regions:
- a CDS encoding antiporter, encoding MNAVVGNMNRPTLAEQRKQWFKEFMKPFLVVVVIYITMYMIRNNFKAAQPLLKSQLGLTTTDLGYIGFVFSIVYGFGKFIVGYIVDGKNTKKILSILLLLSSITVLCMGILFTMNNVPMGWIVVLWSLNGLFQCVGGPSCASVITQWTTRSNRGRYIGLWNASHNIGGGFAGIFAVWCATTFFKGQVAGMFIIPAIVAAVVAVGTFFIGKNRPEDLGWNSSEEIFGEPVEEANVDAENLTKWEIFKKYLLTNPYIWVLCVANVFVYIVRIGIDNWAPLYVTEHLNFSQEAAAQTIFYFEMGALIGCLAWGYISDLLKGRPALVATVSTILLPIGIIGYQLGTTEFVINASLFMLGMMVFGPQLLINLSMLGFVPKKATVVSGGLLGAFAYLFGDSMAKILLAKISDPSKDGVNFFGHVLHGWNDTFIIFYISIVIIAVLLGIVALAEEKRRKKVNS
- a CDS encoding PhoU family transcriptional regulator, which produces MLRSQFEEELLNLHNQFYEMGMMVSNVVHKSVRAYINHDKKIANEVIDYDVQINDMEVKLEKKSFEMIALQQPVTTDLRMIITVMKASSDLERMADHAVSIAKSTIRLKGETRIPEIEKEISDMSDYVKKMVDNVLIAYVKTDQKDARMIAKMDTRVNEYFDSIYSHSIKAMQANPETVVSGTDYLHVATYLERIGDYVTNICEWIVYLATGKITELNSNHDE